One candidate division WOR-3 bacterium DNA window includes the following coding sequences:
- a CDS encoding transcriptional coactivator p15/PC4 family protein: MDVIEKNSLEQIQIEMKEYKKKKYLDIRTYYQSDGEWKPSKKGVTIHPENLDKLLEIITGIKEEYDKEAMAE, translated from the coding sequence ATGGACGTTATTGAAAAAAACTCGCTGGAACAGATACAAATCGAGATGAAGGAATACAAAAAGAAGAAGTATCTCGACATAAGAACTTATTACCAGTCCGACGGTGAATGGAAACCTTCCAAGAAAGGCGTAACAATACATCCTGAAAATCTCGACAAGCTTCTTGAGATAATCACGGGAATAAAAGAAGAGTACGACAAAGAAGCCATGGCTGAATAA
- a CDS encoding M48 family metallopeptidase — protein sequence MNAVSLFLSAFIFIILLSYLIELIVDLLRIRKSKEPVPDLFQGFFDEESHQKYIRYNRKNSVFSIFENTVSTIVFLVFLISGGFNYIDIFARSFGLNEIFTGVVFFFTLFFLSSAINLPFSYYSKFRIENEFGFNRTTHKTFFLDIIKGLSLTVLIGAPVSAMLIWFFLSFGSFAWVLAWSALSVFQVIMAEVAPVLIMPLFNKFRPINDGELKDKITDYAKNENFKIKGIFQMDGSRRTTKPNAYFTGIGKSIRIVLFDTLIEKLTPNETVGVLAHEAGHFRKKHVYKTIAVTILASGLMLFLLSVFVKNSALTKAFKIETFSIYAGMASFAVLYQPVSFIFNIAGNFLSRKFEFEADRYAVTTTENKKDFAEALKKIYVTSFGDLNPHPFDVLINYSHPPVISRLRALQDS from the coding sequence ATGAACGCTGTTTCGTTGTTTCTTTCAGCCTTTATTTTTATAATCCTGCTGTCTTACTTGATTGAGCTTATCGTAGACCTGCTGAGAATTCGTAAGTCAAAAGAGCCCGTTCCGGATCTGTTTCAGGGTTTTTTCGACGAAGAGTCTCATCAAAAATACATCCGATACAACAGGAAAAACTCTGTATTTTCAATTTTTGAAAATACAGTTTCCACGATTGTGTTCCTCGTATTCCTGATATCAGGAGGATTCAATTACATTGACATTTTCGCCAGAAGCTTCGGATTAAACGAAATTTTCACCGGCGTCGTATTCTTTTTCACACTGTTTTTTCTTTCGTCGGCCATAAACCTGCCGTTTTCGTATTATTCAAAATTCAGGATAGAAAACGAATTCGGCTTCAACCGAACCACTCACAAAACCTTTTTTCTCGACATTATAAAAGGTCTTTCTCTCACAGTATTAATAGGTGCACCTGTTTCCGCCATGCTGATATGGTTTTTTCTGAGTTTCGGCAGTTTCGCCTGGGTGTTGGCCTGGTCTGCACTGTCTGTCTTTCAGGTGATTATGGCTGAAGTGGCTCCGGTGCTGATCATGCCTCTTTTCAACAAATTCCGACCTATAAACGACGGGGAGCTTAAGGACAAGATAACCGATTACGCTAAAAATGAAAATTTTAAAATAAAAGGCATATTTCAAATGGACGGCTCAAGGAGGACTACAAAACCGAACGCGTATTTCACGGGCATAGGCAAATCAATAAGGATAGTGTTGTTCGACACTCTTATAGAAAAACTCACGCCAAACGAAACCGTAGGAGTTTTAGCGCACGAGGCGGGGCATTTCAGAAAAAAGCACGTCTACAAAACAATTGCCGTGACAATTCTCGCAAGCGGACTGATGCTGTTCCTTCTGTCTGTTTTCGTAAAAAACTCCGCGCTGACAAAAGCTTTCAAAATTGAAACATTTTCGATTTACGCGGGAATGGCGTCTTTCGCCGTGCTATACCAGCCTGTATCATTTATTTTCAATATTGCGGGAAATTTTCTGTCAAGAAAGTTCGAATTCGAGGCCGACAGATACGCAGTCACAACAACGGAAAACAAAAAAGATTTCGCCGAAGCCCTCAAAAAGATCTACGTCACGAGCTTCGGCGATCTCAATCCTCACCCTTTCGATGTCCTTATCAATTACTCTCATCCACCAGTGATAAGCAGGCTGAGAGCACTTCAAGACAGCTGA